The DNA region TTGCCAAATTCTCCATTTACCAGTTGAGCCATGGCGGAATAAATCGCTGAAAGCCCGCAGACAAGGCCTACAAAACCGGCAAGCTTTGTGATGGTGTGGTTTTCCAGAAAATCACCGGCGGAAAGCAGGAAAAATAAAATCGTTAAGGATGAAAACACAAGCTGGGTTGCCCGATTATGTTTTAGGGTTCCCAAAAACATGAAAAAAGTAAAGATTCCCCACAGGAGCAGGTAAAAACCCATCGAAACATGGTCGCCTGGTTTTATCGCCAGGCCAAAGGGCTTAATCCAGATAATACACAGGGACCACCAGAAAAAACCATAGGCGGTAAACGCCGTACCCCCAAAGGTGTTTCCCGATTGCAATTCGCATATACCTGCGATAATTTGGGCAAGCCCACCAAGGGCAATTCCCATTGCTACTATTACAATGGACAACTGAATAATATCCATGTTGTGCAGGTTTAATAGCACCGTGGTCATTCCAAACCCCAAAAGTCCCAGAGGGCCGGGATTAGCCTTTCCTTTTGCGTCACTGGACATAAAAATCTCCTTAAATTCCTTTAAGATATCGGGTGTTATGGCTTAAAGTATCGTGAATATTTTTTTGAAATGCAAAAAAATTGGACAATGAGCCTCTTCCTCTGATGGAATCTTCCCAAATTCTCATCTTTTCGACTATACTCTTGATATGAACAAACGGGCATTGCGTGCGGATATTCTTTTGCTTTTAACCTCCTGTATTTGGGGGTTTGCCTTTGTGGCCCAGCGTACGGGTATGGAATACTTTGGGCCCTTTACCTATAACGGGGTGCGCTTCCTCCTGGGGAGCCTTTCGCTCCTCCCGCTGATTTTCTTTTTGCGGCGGAAGCCCCCTCGGGATGGGGAAACGAAGCCCCCTGTCTCGGCGAAACGGCTCGTCCTCTCCTCCCTGGCGGCGGGGCTCTGCCTTTTTATCGCGGCATCCATGCAGCAGGTGGGGATCATCTATACCAGCGCCGGGCATTCGGGGTTCATCACCGGGCTCTACGTGGTGCTGGTTCCCATTTTCGGGATATTCCTAGGGAGAAAGACCGGTATCCCCACCTGGGTGGGGGCGGTTTTCACCCTGACAGGGCTCTACTTCCTCAGCGCTGCAGGGAATATCACTAACATTAACCCCGGAGATATCATCACTGCGGTAAGCGCCCTGTTCTGGGCCCTTCATGTGCTGGTCATCGACGCCCTAGTGCAGAAGATTGACCCACTCATGCTTTCCTCCGGGCAGTTTGCCTGCTGCGGAATTCTTTCCTGCGCAGTAGCACTGTTCCTGAAAGAGCAGCTTTCCCTGGATGCAATCATTGCCGGGATCATCCCCCTGCTCTATGGCGGCCTTGCTTCTGTGGGTGTGGCCTATACCCTCCAGGTGGTAGCCCAGAAAGACGCCCCCCCGGCCCACGCCTCAATCATTCTCTGCCTTGAAGGGGTCTTTGCCGCTATCGGCGGGGTTCTCCTCCTGGCAGAACCCTTAGGCTCCTGGACCCTGGTAGGTTTTGTGCTGATGTTCTGCGGTATGCTGGCCACCCAGTGGGATGTGATCTTCAAGGGCTTCACCGCCAAAAAACGTGGGTGAAAGCTATTCCCTCTTTACCAATCACCGGGAAGCGGTTTTCCTCCGCCGGCCGAACCGCTTTCTCATAATCGCTGCTCCGCCGGAAGAGGGGGCGGGGGGCGAAGTACTGGTCTGCCACTGCCCCAACCCCGGGCGGCTCATGGAATTTGCTTTTCCCGGAACCAGGCTCATCCTGGAAAAACGGGACGAGGAAAACCTGAAAGCCAAAACTGCCTGGACCGCCGCAGGTCTCTACCACAGGAATACTGTGGTACCCCTCTTTGCATCCCGAGCAAACGGGGCGGCGGAAAAACTCATCCTTAAGGAAATTATCCCCGGGCTTACAGAAATACATCCCGAGTATACCCTAGGCCCTTCCCGCTTCGACTTCCTCTGCCTGGACAACAAAAAGCGGAAACACCTGGTGGAAGTCAAGGCCTGCTCCCTCATTGAGTACCAAAGCGCCATGTTTCCCGATGCCCCCAGCGGCCGTGCCCTGAAACACCTGGAAGAACTGGCAGAACTGTCCAGTCAGGGTTACTGTTGCCATATCCTCTTTGTCATTACCCACAGTAAACCTAGGGTTTTCATCCCCAACCTCCACACGGATCCTGAATTTGCTGCAGCCCTAAGCCGCTGTGGTCATGCAGTGCTGCCCTTTGCGGACGCTTCCGCTGGCGATGGCCCGGTAGCCATCCATGCCGCCCTGATCCGCTGCGACTCCCAGGGCCGGGCAAAACTGGTTTCCCCAGCCATTCCGGTGGACCTCTCCCATGGTAAACTGGCGGACAGCAACAGCGGCAACTATCTGATACTCCTGGAACTGCCCCGGGAACAGGCCATAGAAATCGGCGCCCTGGGGACCATAGCATTTAAAAGCGGCTGGTATGTCTACACCGGTTCCGCCCGAAAGAACCTTTCCCAGCGGGTAAACCGCCATCTCCGCCATCATTACAAACAGAAACACTGGCACCTGGACTACCTCACCCCCCAGGCAGGCAAAATAAAAGCCCTGCCCATCATGTCCTACCGTAACCTTGAGTGCGGCCTGGCCCGGGACCTGGAAAAAATCGGCGGCCTGGGCATACCCGGCTTCGGCTCGTCAGACTGCCGCTGCGACAGCCATCTTTTTTATTTTACGGACCCGCCCATGGAAAACCGGGATTTTGTAGACCTGATCCTCCGCTACCGACATCGGGATGCTTTGAAAAGGGATCAAGGGAATCTCTAAAAACTCGGTTAGTTTTTAGAGATTCCCGTTAGTATTTTTGTATGATTACAACTTTTCACTTCAATAGCAAATGATTATACAATTTCTTAAAAAATAACAAATAAATTCTATTGTGAAAAAATTCGTTTTGATTTTTTACTGTCTTTGGGTTTTTTATTTTTTAATTTTAATGTTGATTATTTGAGTTAGGATTAGTACATTTACTCAATGCCTATCAGGTATATGTTTTATTATTCCTGTTGAGACAGCAGGAAAATTATAGCTTCCGTATTATCCCTGTACCGGTTAAAGGGTTTGATACAAAATCCGTTTTTCCCTGGCTGAACAAAAAGTGATGAACCATTTACTAAAACTATATAGGCGCAATAATCCGATTACAAAAGGTACGGTACCTTTCGGATATTATAAGAGGTATTATTATGAGTGTAACTATGAAGCAGCAATGGATTTTTCCAATCCTCTGCGCTCTGAGTATGGGGTTCTGGGCCTGTTCTTCGCCAACATCCCCTGCTGAACCTTCCGGTCCGGGGGGTTCATCCAATTCGGTCCATCCTTCCGATCCGGCCCGCCCTTCTGATCCGGGCAACCCTTCCGATCCGGCTAATCCTTCTGATCCGGCTAATCCTTCTGATCCGGCTAATCCTTCTGATCCGGCTAATCCTTCCGACCCTGATGTTCCCGGTATTTCGGGAAAACAGACGATCTACTATTATGGTAATGGCAACACCTGGGGTACCACCCTGATATCGGAAAGTCAGGATGATGAAAACAGTACTACTGTTACCTTAAAGGATCGCGGGGACCTGTACCGGGTGGGTTACCAATTTACCGGGTGGAATACCAGTTCTGACGGGACAGGCGACAATTTTGAAGCAGGCTCATCCATACCTAAGAATGGAAAAACAATAAAACTGTATGCCCAGTGGAAAGAGGTTTTCCCTTTCGTCTCTGCGGGAGAAAAATTTTCTACCCTGCTGACTGAAAGCGGAAGGCTCTATTCCGCCGGGGACAACACCGATGGAAGGCTTGGAAACGGCACTACGGTACCCCAGAGGCAGTTTGTCCCGGTTAGCGGAGCTGTCGCCGGCGCCGGAATAAAGGCAGCGATTTCCGGTAAAGACCATTCTTTCGCCATCCTGAATGACGGGACTACCCTGGGCTGGGGAAAAAGCGATGCCGGTAAGCTGGGCAATAAAGCTGACCATGGTTCCGCCCTTCTTCCGGTCATACCCCTGTATACTATTGACGGCGATGCCATCCCCGCAGTCCGGATAGCATCTGTATCTGCCGGCAAAAACCAAACAGCCCTGCTGACGGAAAATGGCGAATATTGGGCAGCCGGGGGCCGGTATTACGGGGCCCTGGGAAACGGCAACGGCAGCATGCAGCTCACCTTTGAAAAAATTGCGGATGGTATACTATCCGTGTCCACAGGTGAGGACTACGTTATGACTATTAAAAATGACGGAACCCTCTATGCCGCCGGTAATGGCTGGCTGGGCAGAACAGGTACTACCGCCAATACCAAAAACGGCCTGACCCTGATTGCAGATGCCGGCAGCGATAACTCCCTGGTATTTGCAGGAAAGCTGAACCATACCATGATCCTGAAAAAAGACGGCAGGCTCTTCGCTGCGGGGTACAATGAACTTGGACAGCTGGGTGTGGGGAATCTCACAAATCAG from Treponema primitia ZAS-2 includes:
- a CDS encoding DMT family transporter, encoding MNKRALRADILLLLTSCIWGFAFVAQRTGMEYFGPFTYNGVRFLLGSLSLLPLIFFLRRKPPRDGETKPPVSAKRLVLSSLAAGLCLFIAASMQQVGIIYTSAGHSGFITGLYVVLVPIFGIFLGRKTGIPTWVGAVFTLTGLYFLSAAGNITNINPGDIITAVSALFWALHVLVIDALVQKIDPLMLSSGQFACCGILSCAVALFLKEQLSLDAIIAGIIPLLYGGLASVGVAYTLQVVAQKDAPPAHASIILCLEGVFAAIGGVLLLAEPLGSWTLVGFVLMFCGMLATQWDVIFKGFTAKKRG
- a CDS encoding acetate uptake transporter, producing MSSDAKGKANPGPLGLLGFGMTTVLLNLHNMDIIQLSIVIVAMGIALGGLAQIIAGICELQSGNTFGGTAFTAYGFFWWSLCIIWIKPFGLAIKPGDHVSMGFYLLLWGIFTFFMFLGTLKHNRATQLVFSSLTILFFLLSAGDFLENHTITKLAGFVGLVCGLSAIYSAMAQLVNGEFGKKILPL
- a CDS encoding InlB B-repeat-containing protein, producing MSVTMKQQWIFPILCALSMGFWACSSPTSPAEPSGPGGSSNSVHPSDPARPSDPGNPSDPANPSDPANPSDPANPSDPANPSDPDVPGISGKQTIYYYGNGNTWGTTLISESQDDENSTTVTLKDRGDLYRVGYQFTGWNTSSDGTGDNFEAGSSIPKNGKTIKLYAQWKEVFPFVSAGEKFSTLLTESGRLYSAGDNTDGRLGNGTTVPQRQFVPVSGAVAGAGIKAAISGKDHSFAILNDGTTLGWGKSDAGKLGNKADHGSALLPVIPLYTIDGDAIPAVRIASVSAGKNQTALLTENGEYWAAGGRYYGALGNGNGSMQLTFEKIADGILSVSTGEDYVMTIKNDGTLYAAGNGWLGRTGTTANTKNGLTLIADAGSDNSLVFAGKLNHTMILKKDGRLFAAGYNELGQLGVGNLTNQNSFKPVIDSAGNPLTGVVYVSLGETHSMILGSDGTLWAAGNNRRKQLGINGLIAQTRAVKVLENVARVAAGFDHTLAVTEDGKLWAAGSNRNGQFGANTGLPGYSAWTEIDISSLH
- a CDS encoding DNA/RNA nuclease SfsA — encoded protein: MGESYSLFTNHREAVFLRRPNRFLIIAAPPEEGAGGEVLVCHCPNPGRLMEFAFPGTRLILEKRDEENLKAKTAWTAAGLYHRNTVVPLFASRANGAAEKLILKEIIPGLTEIHPEYTLGPSRFDFLCLDNKKRKHLVEVKACSLIEYQSAMFPDAPSGRALKHLEELAELSSQGYCCHILFVITHSKPRVFIPNLHTDPEFAAALSRCGHAVLPFADASAGDGPVAIHAALIRCDSQGRAKLVSPAIPVDLSHGKLADSNSGNYLILLELPREQAIEIGALGTIAFKSGWYVYTGSARKNLSQRVNRHLRHHYKQKHWHLDYLTPQAGKIKALPIMSYRNLECGLARDLEKIGGLGIPGFGSSDCRCDSHLFYFTDPPMENRDFVDLILRYRHRDALKRDQGNL